The Methylomusa anaerophila genome has a segment encoding these proteins:
- a CDS encoding TonB-dependent receptor plug domain-containing protein, with the protein MNKKWEHKSIALAITLGVALSPVNLAGAAADGEPTFDLDQVVVTATKTEKKVKDVPAAVEVITKEDMDKKNIKRVADALTTVPGVYVRQTKGLMGSTDSITMRGFGSQKQILILMDGQPINDGYNGGVNLANIPTENIDRIEVIKGPASALYGSNAMGGVINIITKEKARQETIVRLGIGGQETITRSIFTSGSAGKLDYFITAQGTSADGYEAYEDYKTAIPGSDRARNPGKNGMDRKLYDGKLVYHPDENSKISLSGGDNRFKYFSENVADRGVRNENIWALNYERKLSGDSSLKVSYGEKEIESWYVSTSYSSTTNNVSSYSYTRNPSKTSQAEVQYNFRAGAKDLLTIGYTYRSEQSDSLAKTLTVASQGWNLAAATANSDNNIGGKTETKSFFIQDEHKLGDNTTLYLGGRYDDWRFYDGYTYGYDSTRKSYVTNNTPEGKADSFNPKLGLVHKVNDKLTLRSSIGRAFRAPNIYELAKDWESSSGVIYKSNPGLQPEKDINYELGCDYQIDKTLLARLNIYHTEVTDAIDKRTSTNSAGRTVSQFINSGEARVNGLEFSLNKRWSDSWNSFLNYTYTDAKVTESIAAPENVGKQMAAVPKNMFNIGFNYAKGPWQGSLTGNYVSETNDPSKQGQTGYGTYEAYFTVDTKVSYKLSENTAVSLSIDNLFDRKHYIYYVAQPRTTYLELTHKF; encoded by the coding sequence ATGAACAAAAAGTGGGAGCACAAAAGTATTGCCTTAGCGATAACGTTAGGTGTGGCGCTGTCTCCTGTAAACCTTGCCGGGGCGGCGGCGGACGGGGAACCGACGTTTGACCTGGATCAAGTGGTGGTTACGGCTACGAAAACGGAGAAAAAGGTGAAGGATGTGCCGGCGGCGGTAGAAGTCATTACCAAAGAGGATATGGATAAAAAAAATATTAAACGGGTGGCTGATGCCCTGACGACGGTTCCGGGGGTCTATGTCCGCCAAACTAAAGGACTCATGGGTTCCACCGATTCGATCACCATGCGGGGCTTTGGCAGTCAGAAGCAGATCCTCATCCTGATGGATGGTCAGCCGATTAACGACGGCTATAACGGCGGCGTCAACCTGGCGAATATTCCTACGGAAAATATTGACAGAATTGAGGTAATCAAAGGGCCGGCATCTGCTTTATACGGTTCTAATGCTATGGGCGGGGTTATTAATATCATCACCAAAGAAAAAGCCAGGCAAGAAACAATTGTCCGCCTGGGCATCGGCGGCCAGGAAACAATCACCAGGTCGATTTTTACCAGCGGCAGCGCCGGCAAACTGGATTACTTCATAACGGCGCAGGGTACTTCTGCCGACGGCTATGAAGCTTATGAAGACTATAAAACCGCCATACCGGGATCGGATAGGGCTAGAAATCCCGGCAAAAACGGCATGGACAGAAAATTGTATGACGGCAAATTAGTGTATCACCCGGATGAGAACAGCAAAATAAGTTTGTCGGGAGGCGACAACCGGTTTAAATATTTCAGTGAGAATGTTGCCGACCGCGGCGTGCGCAATGAGAATATCTGGGCTTTAAATTATGAAAGAAAATTAAGCGGCGACAGTTCTCTGAAAGTCAGCTATGGCGAAAAGGAAATAGAAAGCTGGTACGTATCTACAAGTTACAGTTCCACTACCAATAATGTGTCTTCCTATTCTTATACCCGTAATCCGTCCAAAACCAGCCAGGCGGAAGTACAGTATAACTTCCGAGCCGGCGCCAAAGACTTATTGACCATCGGTTATACTTATAGGTCTGAACAATCGGATTCCCTGGCCAAAACCCTGACCGTCGCTTCCCAGGGCTGGAATTTGGCTGCCGCTACCGCCAATAGTGACAACAATATTGGCGGCAAGACGGAAACCAAGTCATTCTTTATCCAGGACGAACATAAACTGGGGGACAATACCACTCTATATCTGGGCGGCCGTTACGATGACTGGCGTTTTTACGACGGTTACACTTACGGCTATGACAGCACGAGAAAAAGTTATGTAACCAATAATACGCCGGAAGGAAAAGCCGACAGCTTTAATCCTAAGTTAGGATTGGTTCATAAGGTGAATGATAAGCTGACCTTGCGTTCTTCCATCGGCAGGGCATTCAGAGCGCCGAATATCTATGAATTGGCCAAAGACTGGGAAAGCAGCAGCGGCGTAATTTATAAAAGCAATCCTGGCCTACAGCCGGAGAAAGACATAAACTATGAACTGGGCTGTGATTATCAGATTGATAAAACCTTGCTGGCCCGGTTGAATATTTATCACACAGAAGTTACCGACGCAATTGATAAACGCACCTCTACTAATTCTGCCGGCAGAACGGTGTCGCAATTCATAAATTCCGGCGAGGCCAGGGTCAACGGGTTGGAATTTAGCTTGAACAAGCGTTGGAGCGATAGCTGGAATAGTTTTCTTAACTATACTTATACCGATGCCAAGGTGACGGAGAGCATAGCTGCGCCTGAAAACGTAGGCAAGCAAATGGCTGCCGTGCCGAAAAATATGTTTAATATCGGTTTCAATTACGCGAAAGGCCCCTGGCAGGGCAGTCTAACCGGTAATTACGTGAGTGAGACCAATGATCCGAGCAAGCAGGGCCAAACAGGCTACGGGACTTATGAAGCTTACTTTACCGTGGATACCAAAGTATCTTATAAACTATCGGAAAATACGGCTGTTTCTCTTAGCATAGACAATTTGTTTGACAGAAAACATTATATCTATTATGTAGCTCAACCCCGGACAACCTATCTGGAATTGACTCACAAATTCTAA
- a CDS encoding cobaltochelatase subunit CobN, which yields MNLCQDNKAMLEIANKVLDGKQHVIQREYAGNNLLAIAGRVLGKYLVNAEKVEELALWQEKTLNIDNRMSASKEMDSLLHGFQGGYISAGPSGLISRGRVDIMPTGRNFYSADPDRIPTQAAWRVGRQLAAALLARNQQDTGKLPENCAMILNAGDCMWTDGEQVAQILALLGVEPKWLPGGKINGFKIIPLCELNRPRIDVTLKISGILRDCFPGITEFLDQAIRAVAELDEPSDLNYVRKHTLENLAANQNNWEQATARIFGSRPGTYGSGVSLAVYASAWKTEKDLADIYLHWSGYAYGKDRGGREAQPQLEYQLKTVDVTYNKVATDEYDLFGCCCHFSNYGGLTAAAQMISGKKVQTYYGDTRDPERAQVTSLAEEINRVVRIKILNPRWIEGMKRHGYKGAGDMAKRIGRIYGWEATTGAVGDWIFDDIARTYVLDHEMRDWFKEQSPWAMEEITRRLLEAAQRGLWQADPEILAGIQETYMEIEGWMEERMGDIDGEFQGGSIDILTMEDVPAWKAKMAK from the coding sequence ATGAATTTATGCCAGGATAATAAAGCCATGTTGGAAATTGCCAATAAGGTGCTTGACGGAAAACAGCATGTTATTCAACGTGAATACGCTGGTAACAACTTATTGGCAATTGCCGGGCGCGTATTGGGAAAATATCTGGTTAATGCGGAAAAGGTTGAGGAATTGGCTTTGTGGCAGGAAAAGACGCTGAATATTGATAATAGAATGTCGGCTTCTAAAGAGATGGACAGCCTGCTGCATGGGTTTCAAGGCGGTTATATCAGCGCCGGTCCGTCCGGGTTGATCTCACGGGGACGTGTCGATATCATGCCGACAGGCCGGAATTTCTACAGCGCCGACCCTGACCGTATTCCCACTCAGGCCGCCTGGCGGGTTGGCCGGCAACTGGCAGCGGCGCTGTTGGCCAGGAATCAGCAGGATACGGGAAAACTGCCGGAAAATTGCGCCATGATACTAAATGCCGGTGATTGCATGTGGACCGACGGGGAACAGGTAGCGCAAATTCTTGCTCTCCTCGGAGTAGAGCCCAAGTGGCTGCCCGGCGGTAAGATAAACGGATTCAAGATTATTCCTTTATGTGAACTTAATCGTCCCCGTATTGACGTAACGTTAAAGATCAGCGGCATACTCAGGGATTGTTTTCCCGGCATTACCGAATTTCTTGACCAGGCCATCAGGGCTGTGGCGGAGTTGGACGAACCGTCCGACCTGAATTATGTGCGCAAGCATACGCTGGAAAACCTGGCTGCCAATCAAAATAACTGGGAACAAGCGACAGCCCGGATTTTTGGCAGCAGACCGGGAACCTATGGTTCCGGCGTCAGTTTGGCGGTTTACGCTTCGGCCTGGAAGACGGAAAAAGACCTGGCGGATATCTATTTGCACTGGAGCGGCTATGCCTACGGCAAAGACAGAGGCGGCAGGGAGGCTCAGCCGCAGCTTGAGTATCAGTTGAAAACAGTGGACGTTACTTATAATAAAGTGGCTACCGATGAATATGATTTGTTTGGCTGTTGCTGCCACTTCTCCAATTATGGCGGTCTGACTGCGGCGGCGCAGATGATTTCCGGCAAGAAAGTACAGACCTATTATGGCGACACCCGTGACCCGGAACGGGCGCAGGTAACCAGCCTGGCGGAGGAAATCAACCGGGTCGTCAGGATTAAGATTCTGAACCCCCGCTGGATTGAAGGCATGAAGCGGCACGGCTACAAGGGCGCGGGCGACATGGCCAAACGCATCGGCCGCATCTATGGCTGGGAAGCTACCACCGGCGCAGTCGGTGACTGGATATTTGATGATATCGCCCGTACCTATGTGCTGGATCATGAAATGCGCGACTGGTTTAAAGAACAGAGTCCCTGGGCCATGGAAGAGATCACCCGGCGGCTGCTGGAAGCGGCGCAGCGCGGCCTTTGGCAGGCAGATCCTGAGATATTGGCTGGAATACAGGAAACATATATGGAGATTGAAGGTTGGATGGAAGAACGGATGGGCGATATTGACGGCGAATTCCAGGGGGGCTCGATTGATATCCTGACAATGGAAGACGTTCCCGCCTGGAAAGCTAAAATGGCGAAATAG
- a CDS encoding cobaltochelatase subunit CobN, with amino-acid sequence MITNEQQDCLVLAHNRQWQNKKEVMKMKIASIMWGSYMQALVAAAREIDGLELKIYSMKDMGEAECREAFFRYARQEADVLVIYANANAVWEAMSGDLKEISTVIPVVVFGNAPALLVYNTVPGPVALTVQQYLTYGGEENARSALFYVLKEVLGQDCEAAPPAELAWQGIYYPGVDEIMDSAGEYRKKCPGYQPERPTVGILFYRSLWINKNYEIIDSIIRECDGLGLNALPAFATGSADADTGSLGNRYVINEYFMQQGQPVIDALIDLQSSMLIKPAEQGATGDTDGFDLLQRMNVPIIKGLTTYSKTEEEWRADKYGISGASMVWAVGMPEMNGVIEPIVIACQERSPQPDTGGALEYHRPLAGRICYLCRRVKKWIDLKNKPVDRRKVAFILHNNPCVGAELSVGGGANLDTLESVARIMKEMQSQGYSLQELPQNGEELIHTIMDRKAISDFRWTPIEEIVQKGGVLRYLKTDEYRRWFNGFPSEARQAMTATWGNPPGEEIDEVPAAMVYQGDILITGVEYGNAVICAQPKRGCAGPRCDGRVCKILHDPECPPTHQYVATYRYLEDVWGADALVHVGTHGNLEFLPGKALGLSESCYPELTLGTLPHLYIYNTDNPAEGTIAKRRSYATLVGHMQTVMVETAAYGAYDDLAAMLGEYQQACTQDKTRANALEHLIAEKITQANLTVEIDLNQDFPAIVEKTHAVLNRMKSSMHQDGMHIFDSIPQGEGRVNFIHSVLRHDTEESRSFGRLVAELMGLDYDALHETPHVWHEAFGKTYGDLLQEIHICAKSFIREFITVNGRG; translated from the coding sequence GTGATAACAAACGAGCAACAGGATTGCTTAGTGCTCGCTCATAATCGCCAATGGCAAAATAAAAAAGAGGTGATGAAAATGAAAATTGCGTCGATAATGTGGGGTTCCTATATGCAGGCGCTAGTTGCGGCCGCCAGGGAAATCGACGGTCTGGAACTCAAAATCTACAGCATGAAAGACATGGGTGAGGCGGAGTGCCGGGAAGCTTTCTTCCGGTATGCCAGGCAGGAGGCTGATGTTCTGGTTATATACGCTAATGCCAATGCCGTTTGGGAGGCCATGTCCGGCGACCTAAAGGAAATATCAACGGTTATACCGGTGGTTGTCTTTGGCAATGCGCCTGCTTTGTTAGTCTATAATACGGTACCCGGGCCGGTAGCCCTCACTGTGCAGCAATACCTAACCTATGGCGGTGAGGAAAACGCCCGCAGCGCTTTGTTCTATGTGCTGAAAGAAGTGCTGGGACAGGATTGCGAGGCAGCGCCGCCGGCGGAATTGGCCTGGCAAGGCATCTATTATCCCGGTGTTGACGAAATAATGGACAGTGCCGGCGAATACCGGAAAAAATGCCCGGGATATCAGCCGGAACGTCCCACGGTAGGGATTTTATTCTACCGCAGCCTCTGGATTAATAAGAACTATGAGATTATTGATTCCATCATCCGGGAGTGTGATGGCTTAGGGCTGAACGCATTGCCGGCGTTTGCAACCGGCAGCGCCGATGCCGATACCGGATCGCTGGGCAACCGGTATGTGATCAATGAATATTTTATGCAACAAGGGCAGCCGGTGATTGATGCATTGATTGATCTGCAATCCTCGATGCTGATTAAACCGGCTGAGCAGGGAGCAACCGGCGATACTGACGGATTTGACCTTTTGCAGCGGATGAATGTGCCCATTATTAAAGGCTTGACGACATACAGCAAGACCGAAGAGGAATGGCGGGCCGACAAGTATGGCATTTCTGGCGCCAGCATGGTGTGGGCGGTCGGTATGCCGGAAATGAACGGAGTTATCGAGCCTATCGTGATTGCCTGCCAGGAGCGTTCGCCCCAGCCTGATACCGGCGGCGCCCTGGAATACCACCGGCCGCTGGCCGGCCGCATCTGTTACTTGTGCCGGCGGGTGAAAAAATGGATTGACCTTAAAAATAAACCGGTTGATCGGCGGAAAGTCGCTTTTATTTTGCATAACAATCCTTGTGTCGGCGCTGAACTATCGGTCGGCGGCGGCGCTAACCTTGACACCCTGGAAAGTGTCGCCCGGATTATGAAAGAGATGCAAAGCCAGGGCTACTCTTTGCAGGAATTGCCCCAAAATGGCGAAGAACTTATCCACACCATCATGGACAGAAAAGCCATTTCCGATTTCCGCTGGACGCCGATTGAGGAGATTGTGCAAAAAGGCGGCGTATTACGATACCTTAAAACAGATGAATACCGGCGCTGGTTTAACGGCTTTCCGTCCGAAGCGCGGCAGGCCATGACTGCCACATGGGGAAATCCTCCCGGTGAAGAAATTGACGAAGTACCTGCCGCCATGGTGTATCAGGGCGATATTCTTATTACCGGCGTGGAATACGGCAACGCCGTAATTTGCGCTCAACCCAAACGCGGTTGCGCCGGACCGCGCTGCGACGGCAGGGTATGTAAAATCCTGCATGATCCGGAATGTCCGCCAACGCACCAGTATGTCGCCACCTATCGTTATCTTGAAGATGTATGGGGAGCCGACGCGTTGGTTCATGTCGGGACACACGGCAATTTGGAATTTCTTCCCGGGAAGGCGTTGGGCTTGTCGGAAAGCTGTTATCCTGAGCTTACCCTGGGTACGTTGCCGCATTTATACATCTATAATACCGACAATCCGGCGGAAGGAACCATAGCCAAACGGCGCAGCTATGCCACACTGGTCGGGCATATGCAGACAGTAATGGTGGAAACGGCAGCCTATGGCGCTTATGATGATTTGGCAGCTATGCTGGGTGAATATCAGCAGGCCTGCACCCAGGATAAAACCAGGGCCAACGCCTTGGAACACTTGATCGCAGAAAAGATTACCCAGGCCAATTTGACTGTCGAAATTGATTTGAATCAAGATTTCCCGGCAATAGTTGAGAAAACCCATGCCGTTCTCAACCGCATGAAAAGCAGCATGCATCAAGACGGCATGCATATTTTTGACTCTATTCCTCAAGGGGAAGGAAGGGTGAACTTCATCCATTCCGTTTTGCGCCACGATACGGAAGAAAGCCGGTCATTCGGTCGCTTGGTAGCTGAACTGATGGGTCTAGACTATGATGCATTGCATGAAACGCCCCATGTTTGGCATGAAGCGTTTGGCAAGACCTACGGCGATTTGCTGCAGGAGATCCATATCTGTGCCAAGAGTTTTATCCGTGAGTTTATTACGGTGAATGGGAGGGGATAG
- a CDS encoding ABC transporter permease — protein MGWYAVFRREMKLLWKKVGKMGYVFSFLVSPFIYLFAFGLGLGGRVNVDGGYLPFLAAGIIGVTVMLNAYQQTASSISSGKYFRHFQNIIVSPIPVGQVIFGIILAGVVRSLLFGALVFLVALLAFSVIGLNSMPAVAGVILGALCFSSLGVVVGMLVNNPDDISIVNNFFITPMTFFGGSFFPLHNLPVWLAAIMKLTPIASLNTMLRAASWQGDVWWAAGVMTGLTCIFYGWGVWLYTRYSE, from the coding sequence ATGGGTTGGTATGCCGTATTCCGGCGGGAAATGAAGCTGCTCTGGAAAAAGGTCGGTAAAATGGGCTATGTGTTCTCTTTTCTTGTTTCTCCGTTTATCTATCTGTTTGCTTTCGGGCTGGGGCTGGGAGGCAGGGTCAACGTCGACGGCGGGTATCTGCCTTTTTTAGCCGCCGGTATCATCGGCGTGACCGTCATGTTGAACGCCTATCAGCAAACAGCCTCTTCCATCAGCTCCGGCAAGTACTTTCGTCATTTTCAAAATATTATCGTCAGTCCGATTCCGGTAGGTCAGGTAATTTTCGGGATCATATTGGCCGGGGTGGTCCGCAGTTTGCTATTTGGCGCTTTGGTGTTCCTGGTTGCCCTGCTGGCATTCAGCGTGATTGGGTTAAACAGTATGCCGGCAGTTGCCGGCGTCATCCTGGGAGCCTTGTGTTTTTCTTCTTTGGGAGTAGTGGTAGGCATGCTGGTTAATAATCCGGATGACATTTCCATTGTCAACAATTTTTTTATTACCCCCATGACTTTCTTTGGCGGCTCGTTTTTTCCGCTGCATAATCTGCCGGTTTGGCTGGCCGCTATTATGAAATTAACGCCCATTGCTTCGTTAAACACCATGCTGCGGGCCGCCAGCTGGCAGGGCGATGTTTGGTGGGCGGCAGGAGTGATGACGGGTTTAACTTGCATATTTTACGGCTGGGGAGTGTGGTTATATACACGGTATAGTGAGTGA
- a CDS encoding ABC transporter ATP-binding protein translates to METADRGKMPATPYGVQISGISKMYEHYKALNDVSLTVRTGEVFGLLGPNGAGKTTLMKAIAGLVRPSAGTIRIFGHNIANANDRVKRLVGLVPQNHNLERELTIKEALEVYGRLFGVKPLKQKVEQTIAAFAMEGMCHKRVGILSGGMVRRALIARALMPEPRLLLLDEPTVGLDPDIRQDIWTIIRQLVDQGITVIITTHYMEEAEQLCDRIAMLRSGRLALLDTPAAIRERFGAEAGVSTAAALEKVFIQLARNGEF, encoded by the coding sequence ATGGAGACAGCGGATCGGGGCAAAATGCCTGCCACGCCGTATGGAGTTCAGATTAGCGGAATTTCCAAGATGTATGAGCATTATAAAGCATTGAATGATGTATCGCTGACCGTGCGGACCGGAGAGGTTTTTGGCCTGCTGGGACCTAACGGCGCCGGCAAAACAACGCTGATGAAAGCCATTGCCGGCCTGGTGCGGCCTAGCGCCGGCACGATCCGGATTTTTGGCCATAATATAGCCAATGCTAACGACCGCGTGAAGCGATTAGTGGGGTTGGTGCCGCAAAACCATAATCTGGAACGGGAACTTACGATCAAGGAAGCGCTGGAAGTCTATGGCCGGCTGTTTGGCGTCAAACCACTAAAACAAAAGGTTGAACAGACCATTGCCGCATTTGCTATGGAGGGAATGTGCCATAAAAGAGTCGGCATACTGTCGGGCGGGATGGTAAGGCGGGCGCTCATTGCCAGAGCGCTGATGCCGGAACCGAGACTGCTTTTATTGGATGAGCCGACCGTGGGACTTGATCCGGATATTAGGCAGGATATCTGGACGATTATCCGGCAACTGGTTGACCAGGGCATTACGGTGATTATTACCACTCATTATATGGAAGAGGCTGAGCAGTTATGCGACAGGATAGCCATGCTGCGCTCCGGCCGGCTGGCGCTGTTGGATACGCCGGCGGCAATCCGGGAGCGGTTTGGCGCTGAGGCCGGGGTCAGTACGGCGGCCGCTTTGGAAAAAGTGTTTATTCAACTGGCCAGAAACGGTGAATTCTGA